The sequence below is a genomic window from Salicibibacter cibarius.
CGCCAACATAAGAAAAATCATCTGTACTATATGGTACTTGCTGGTTATGAGGTGAAACTGTTAAAGGAGCCATTGACAGATTTCCCATCGTATAGCCATCTGGTTCCTCATTAGCTAATTCAGATACCCCAACTGTACCACCACCACCATCCACATTTTCAATTATAATCTCCTCACCTAGGTACTCTTCTGCGACATCAGCAAACTGACGATAGACTACATCTGTATTACCACCAGATGAATAATTCACATAAAATGTTACTGGTTCTTCAGGATAGTTTTCCACATCAACCTCTTGATCACCGCATGCTGTTGCAAAGATAGCAAAAAACGGAGCAAAAGAAAGTAATCCAATCTTTTTAATCATTTTAAAACCTCTCCTTCAATTTAATGGAAATAAAAAGGAATCAATATCTTCAACTAGTTTGATCTTCATTTTTTGGGCTTTTCACCTCCCTAACAATATAAAAGATAACTATCATTATTGTGATGATGATAAAAACCAAAGATATTGGATTTTGAAAGAAGATTATTGGATTATTATTAGAAAGTATCATACTTTGCCTGAAAGAAGTTTCAAATATGGGACCTAAAATGAAACCAATCAATAATGCTGTTGTTGGAAATTGAAATTTAATCATTAAGTAACCAATAACCGCGAAGATAAACATTGTTTGTACATCGAACATATTCTGGTTCATACCGTATGATCCTGCTACACACAAAACTAAAATTGCGGGAATAAGCAAGGTTACATTTATATTTCGTACCTTAACCACCCATCTAGAAGCATACCAGTTAAATAAGAACAGAACACAAATTGAAATAAGAATACCAAAGTATATCCCGTATATAATAGGGCCGTCAGTGTCAAATACTGTAGGGCCAGGAGTGATTCCATGGATTATAAGCACTGATAGAATCAATGCCGCTTCAGCATCTCCAGGTATGCCCAAAGATATTAACGGAATTAAATTCGAACTTCCCACTGCACTATTAGAGGCTTCAGGAGCAGCTACACCTTCAAGTGCTCCTTTCCCATATTTTTTAGGGTTTTTAGCAAGCCTTTTTCCAGCATTTCGGCCTAAAAAAGCTGCTACAGTTGGCCCTAGTCCAGGTAAGGCACCTACAAATGTGCCAATTGCTCCACTTTGTAAATAAATCAATCGAGAATCTTTAAATTCTTGCCACGTCAATTTAGAATTATCATCTGGTTTCATTATATCGTTACCAGTATTTTTTCCTAAAAACGTTTCTTCCATTAGTATAAATACTTGCGAAACAGCTAAAAGACCTATTAAAAGAGGTACCAATTCTAATCCACCTGATAATTCCATGGAATCAAAAGATAAACGAGGCACGCCTGTACTAGGATCATAACCTATTGTTCCTATAAACACCCCTAATACAGTTGCTAACATCCCTTTCATAATGGACTTTTGTGAAATTCCTAAAATCACAGTAAAAGCAAACAGTATTAAAGCCGTATACTCTGGAGGCCCAAATTCTAAAGCGAAATTTGCTATAACTCCGGCTATAGAAATTAAGACTATGACAGCAAACAAATCTCCCAAGGAAGAGGAAACAACAGCCATTTTAATTGCCTTGCGTGCTTTTCCTTGCCTTGCCAATTGATGTCCATCTATGGCAGTTGCAGCAGCTGCCGAAGTTCCAGGAGTATTCAATAGAATAGCTGCAATACTTCCTCCAAATATTCCGCCTTTATACATTGCAGTTAACAGCACAATCGCCTGTACAGGATTCAATGTAAAGGTAAAAGGTACTAATAGGGCTATTGCCATAGTCGCTGATAAACCTGGAATTGCCCCAAGCACAGAGCCGAGAATAACTCCCGCAATAGCTATTAATATTGTTGTTGGTTCTAGTATTATTGAAAGACCACTTAGCACATCGTCCATATCAAACACAATTTACACCCCCCGTATGCTCACATCAAAATACCCGTAGGCATAAATAACCCAAGAAGTTGCTCTAATAACAGATAAAGCATCAAAGGAATTATAACCCCGCTAAAAATCATAGTTTTTATATTCCTGGTTTTGAATAGATATAAAGCTAGCACAATAAAAATAACACTCAGGCTGTAGTAACCGATATATTCTATTAAAAAAACATAGAGGAAATAAAGGAAGATGCCACTACCTAGTTTTAACAAGAGTGACTTGGAGAAGGAAATAACAACTTCTTTTTTCCTAAAACAGTTTGCCAGACCACCAATGGAACATATCAAAACAATAGAAATACTAAAGTACGGGAGAGCTCTAGGTGCCCCTTCTTCAATTTGTTGAGGAATAATAAATAAAAGAAGTAGGCTTACTATTATTAAAAAAATATAGATATATCTCTCTCTCCAATAAATATTTCCTTCCCTCATTTTTATCCCTCCTGCCCCAATTCCTTAGATAATTTATTAGCAGCACTCTTTACTACAGAGATGATTTTTGGCAACTCATCCTCTGTAAAACGACTTTCAATCCCCCCTAAACTTAAAGCCCCTATAGCATCACCTTCATGGTTCATAACCGGAGCGCCAACTGCAACGGTACCCTTATAAGTTTCATTATGGCTAATAGAGTACTCGTTAAAATAGATGAATTCC
It includes:
- a CDS encoding tripartite tricarboxylate transporter TctB family protein, giving the protein MREGNIYWRERYIYIFLIIVSLLLLFIIPQQIEEGAPRALPYFSISIVLICSIGGLANCFRKKEVVISFSKSLLLKLGSGIFLYFLYVFLIEYIGYYSLSVIFIVLALYLFKTRNIKTMIFSGVIIPLMLYLLLEQLLGLFMPTGILM
- a CDS encoding tripartite tricarboxylate transporter permease, whose amino-acid sequence is MDDVLSGLSIILEPTTILIAIAGVILGSVLGAIPGLSATMAIALLVPFTFTLNPVQAIVLLTAMYKGGIFGGSIAAILLNTPGTSAAAATAIDGHQLARQGKARKAIKMAVVSSSLGDLFAVIVLISIAGVIANFALEFGPPEYTALILFAFTVILGISQKSIMKGMLATVLGVFIGTIGYDPSTGVPRLSFDSMELSGGLELVPLLIGLLAVSQVFILMEETFLGKNTGNDIMKPDDNSKLTWQEFKDSRLIYLQSGAIGTFVGALPGLGPTVAAFLGRNAGKRLAKNPKKYGKGALEGVAAPEASNSAVGSSNLIPLISLGIPGDAEAALILSVLIIHGITPGPTVFDTDGPIIYGIYFGILISICVLFLFNWYASRWVVKVRNINVTLLIPAILVLCVAGSYGMNQNMFDVQTMFIFAVIGYLMIKFQFPTTALLIGFILGPIFETSFRQSMILSNNNPIIFFQNPISLVFIIITIMIVIFYIVREVKSPKNEDQTS